One segment of Anatilimnocola aggregata DNA contains the following:
- the nuoF gene encoding NADH-quinone oxidoreductase subunit NuoF, whose translation MKTVADFEPVLLANIGKPDSWTRRGYEAYGGYEAVRKVIGKLAPKDVAETVKSSGLRGRGGAGFPTGLKWTFLPPNHPGPIYFCLNADESEPGTFNNRVLMELDPHQVLEGMMISCYATNCKTAYYYMRCEYPLAYKRTLAAIQECYDAGYLGKNIFGTDYSLDIHLHRGAGAYICGEETGLIESLEGKRAWPRIKPPFPAVEGAFRKPTVVNNVETAACVKQIFDRGVEWFKSIGVPPDPNNPRDAGSYGPKLYCLSGHINKPGCYEAPLGITVTELIDRYGGGIWKGRKAKACIPGGISMGILKADEFHCPLDFNGPGKFGCLGLGTAAVVVMDETVQMVDYLMNSARFFSHESCGQCTPCREGTSWATRLLTRIKAGKGRLKDLDLLAEIGDTIGIMPGTTICGLADGAAWPLKNTLKKYRGELEEYIKKTNPDGWAETKPVPALKLLSIH comes from the coding sequence GTGAAAACCGTGGCAGATTTCGAACCAGTCCTGCTCGCCAATATCGGCAAACCCGATAGCTGGACCCGTCGTGGCTATGAAGCCTACGGCGGCTACGAAGCAGTGCGCAAAGTCATCGGCAAGCTGGCTCCCAAAGACGTGGCCGAGACGGTGAAGTCAAGTGGTCTGCGTGGCCGCGGCGGCGCTGGTTTTCCCACCGGGCTGAAGTGGACCTTTCTGCCGCCGAATCATCCGGGCCCGATTTATTTCTGCCTGAATGCCGACGAGAGCGAACCGGGCACCTTCAACAACCGCGTGTTGATGGAGCTCGATCCGCACCAGGTGCTCGAAGGGATGATGATTAGCTGTTATGCAACGAATTGCAAAACAGCTTACTACTACATGCGGTGCGAATATCCGCTGGCCTACAAGCGGACCCTGGCTGCGATTCAAGAATGTTACGACGCTGGTTATCTCGGCAAGAACATCTTCGGCACCGATTACTCGCTCGATATTCACCTGCATCGCGGTGCGGGTGCTTATATCTGCGGCGAAGAAACGGGCCTGATCGAAAGCCTCGAAGGCAAACGAGCCTGGCCGCGCATCAAGCCGCCATTCCCTGCGGTAGAAGGTGCCTTCCGCAAGCCGACGGTCGTGAACAACGTCGAGACCGCAGCCTGCGTGAAGCAGATTTTTGATCGCGGCGTCGAATGGTTCAAATCGATCGGCGTACCTCCCGATCCGAACAACCCGCGCGATGCCGGCAGCTATGGCCCCAAGCTCTACTGCCTCAGCGGTCACATCAACAAGCCCGGCTGCTACGAAGCGCCGCTCGGTATCACGGTCACAGAATTGATCGACCGTTACGGTGGCGGCATCTGGAAGGGTCGTAAAGCAAAGGCCTGCATTCCCGGCGGCATCAGCATGGGAATTCTCAAGGCTGATGAATTCCACTGCCCACTCGATTTTAACGGGCCCGGCAAGTTCGGCTGCCTTGGTCTCGGCACCGCCGCGGTCGTCGTCATGGACGAAACGGTGCAGATGGTGGATTACCTGATGAACAGCGCGCGGTTCTTCTCGCACGAGAGCTGCGGCCAATGCACGCCCTGCCGTGAAGGGACCAGTTGGGCCACTCGCTTGCTGACTCGCATCAAGGCGGGCAAGGGACGGCTGAAGGATCTCGATCTGCTTGCTGAAATCGGCGATACGATCGGCATCATGCCGGGCACCACCATCTGCGGCCTCGCCGATGGTGCCGCCTGGCCGCTGAAGAACACGCTTAAGAAGTATCGCGGCGAGTTGGAAGAGTACATCAAGAAGACCAATCCCGATGGCTGGGCTGAAACGAAGCCTGTGCCCGCCCTCAAGCTGCTGAGCATTCACTAA
- a CDS encoding NADH-quinone oxidoreductase subunit NuoE family protein, with product MAERILTDKMIEEIRAFIPRYPSKQAVTVPALHIVNEHLRCVPRQAVVEIAQILELHPSQVQDTLTFYGYFKQDAPGGKCRVWVCRSIACALRGADELLEHLEHKLHVKAGETTPDGRISLEYAECLGACEHAPCILANDDLHQSVSPEQAEQLVASVK from the coding sequence ATGGCTGAACGCATCCTTACCGACAAAATGATCGAAGAGATCCGCGCGTTCATTCCGCGCTATCCTTCGAAGCAGGCCGTGACGGTCCCCGCGCTGCACATCGTGAACGAGCACCTCCGCTGCGTGCCGCGACAGGCCGTGGTCGAGATCGCGCAGATTCTCGAGCTTCATCCGTCGCAGGTGCAAGACACGCTCACGTTCTATGGTTACTTCAAGCAGGATGCTCCGGGCGGCAAGTGCCGGGTGTGGGTTTGCCGCTCGATCGCCTGTGCCTTGCGCGGCGCTGACGAACTGCTCGAACATCTCGAACACAAGCTGCACGTGAAGGCCGGCGAAACGACGCCCGACGGTCGCATCTCGCTCGAATATGCCGAGTGCCTCGGGGCCTGCGAACATGCCCCCTGCATTCTGGCCAATGACGATTTGCACCAGAGCGTGTCCCCAGAGCAAGCCGAACAACTCGTGGCGTCCGTCAAATAG
- a CDS encoding 2Fe-2S iron-sulfur cluster-binding protein — translation MPVVIVDGKEIEIGAQERLNGIQVAQRAGAEVPHYCWHPGLSVVASCRMCLVECGQKDAATGKIAMQPRLVPACQTPAKEGTVFVTNSQKVIDARAMVEEDLLLRHPVDCPICDKAGECSLQDYHFEYGRDQRRADIQPFSSRRRELGDTVTLFVDRCVMCTRCVRFTREISGTNELMVINRGAHEEIDVFRNDAGELQFPLDNKMSGNVCDLCPVGALGDKDFLYKQRVWFMKSHDNVCAGCSTGCSIKVEENQDHIYRLKPRENPHVNQWWMCDDGRYGWKHVHDEGRQIDLRRKSTTASNGSYTNLDWHALPAELEKSLTAAGKLGVVLSPHLTVEEAFLLVSYIRRLDPQAIVAMGPIPVEGTDEKFKNGFTIHAEKCPNRRGVDAVAANFAGKVIDWNEFLTEHASSLGGVWISGGYKTNWNDAAAVEKLSGVKTLIVQDCFASPLWDAATYQVPGGTFAEREGSYVNFNDRLQSFRWAIRAPAGVLVEGQLFWQLAGRSGLYQAKQVLAEAAREIPFFAPALSGVHELGVDLKVNQLAAAGAPQPAVATT, via the coding sequence ATGCCAGTCGTCATCGTTGATGGTAAAGAAATCGAGATCGGTGCGCAGGAGCGCCTGAATGGCATTCAGGTCGCCCAGCGAGCCGGCGCGGAAGTGCCGCATTACTGCTGGCATCCCGGGCTCTCCGTCGTCGCCAGTTGTCGCATGTGTCTCGTCGAGTGCGGGCAGAAAGACGCGGCGACCGGCAAGATCGCGATGCAGCCTCGCCTCGTTCCTGCTTGTCAGACGCCGGCCAAAGAAGGAACGGTTTTCGTTACCAACAGCCAGAAGGTGATCGACGCCCGCGCGATGGTCGAAGAGGACCTGCTGCTCCGTCATCCGGTTGATTGCCCCATCTGCGACAAGGCGGGCGAATGCTCGCTGCAAGACTATCACTTCGAATATGGTCGCGACCAACGCCGGGCCGATATTCAACCTTTCAGCAGTCGCCGCCGTGAACTGGGTGATACCGTTACCCTGTTCGTCGATCGCTGCGTGATGTGCACCCGCTGCGTCCGCTTCACCCGCGAGATCTCGGGCACCAATGAATTGATGGTCATCAATCGCGGCGCGCACGAAGAGATCGACGTCTTCCGCAACGATGCCGGCGAATTGCAGTTCCCGCTCGATAACAAGATGTCGGGCAACGTCTGCGATCTTTGCCCCGTCGGCGCGTTGGGCGACAAGGACTTCCTCTACAAGCAGCGCGTCTGGTTCATGAAGAGCCACGATAATGTGTGCGCGGGCTGCTCGACCGGTTGCTCGATTAAAGTCGAAGAGAACCAGGATCACATCTATCGCCTCAAGCCGCGCGAGAATCCGCACGTCAATCAATGGTGGATGTGTGACGACGGCCGTTATGGCTGGAAGCACGTTCACGATGAAGGGCGGCAGATCGACCTCCGCCGCAAGTCGACGACTGCGAGCAATGGCTCCTACACAAATCTCGATTGGCACGCACTGCCGGCGGAACTGGAGAAGTCGCTGACAGCTGCCGGTAAGTTGGGTGTGGTCTTGTCCCCTCACCTGACTGTCGAAGAAGCCTTTCTGCTGGTTTCATACATTCGCCGCCTCGATCCCCAAGCGATTGTGGCCATGGGACCGATTCCGGTGGAAGGAACCGACGAGAAGTTCAAGAACGGCTTTACCATTCACGCCGAGAAGTGCCCGAATCGCCGCGGTGTCGATGCCGTGGCTGCGAACTTCGCGGGCAAGGTCATCGACTGGAATGAATTCCTGACTGAGCATGCCTCTTCGCTGGGGGGCGTCTGGATTAGCGGTGGTTATAAGACCAATTGGAACGATGCCGCTGCGGTCGAGAAGCTTTCGGGTGTAAAAACGCTTATCGTGCAGGACTGCTTTGCCTCTCCTTTGTGGGATGCGGCCACGTATCAGGTGCCCGGCGGCACATTCGCCGAACGCGAAGGTTCGTACGTCAACTTCAACGATCGGCTGCAGTCGTTTCGCTGGGCCATCCGTGCACCTGCTGGCGTGCTGGTCGAAGGTCAACTGTTCTGGCAATTGGCCGGTCGCAGCGGACTCTATCAAGCCAAGCAAGTCCTCGCTGAAGCGGCTCGTGAGATTCCCTTTTTCGCGCCAGCTTTGAGTGGCGTACACGAACTGGGCGTCGATTTGAAAGTGAATCAACTCGCTGCTGCGGGTGCTCCTCAACCGGCAGTCGCCACCACGTAG
- a CDS encoding RDD family protein: MRSPRPKNVGVYYAPSVYLGMRPRLGIFIVDSLVLGFALGTLGIISTLIAPSLISLYSPPAMILIWLYEVPLKRSSLRTVAYRLFGCKLVDLQGNPPSLLILTFRLFFWMFGFGIMFYDLVWCGIDDDHQGLRDSLAGTCLVRQQAVPLGIGRIQFPFYFTLGCNFMYPRVVHSTGATESQPAEKIAAE, from the coding sequence ATGCGATCTCCACGACCCAAGAATGTAGGAGTCTATTATGCGCCGAGCGTCTATCTCGGCATGAGGCCACGACTGGGCATCTTCATTGTTGATTCGCTGGTGCTGGGATTTGCCCTGGGCACGTTGGGAATTATTTCGACGTTGATTGCGCCGAGTCTGATAAGTCTGTATTCACCACCTGCCATGATTCTCATCTGGCTGTATGAAGTTCCGTTGAAAAGGTCTTCGTTACGAACCGTTGCCTATCGCCTCTTCGGTTGCAAGCTAGTGGATTTGCAAGGAAATCCACCCTCGCTCTTGATTCTCACCTTCCGCCTGTTCTTCTGGATGTTCGGCTTTGGCATCATGTTCTACGACCTGGTCTGGTGTGGCATCGACGATGACCATCAGGGACTGCGCGACTCGCTGGCTGGAACTTGCCTCGTCAGGCAGCAAGCGGTGCCGCTGGGAATCGGGCGGATCCAATTTCCGTTCTACTTCACGCTGGGCTGCAACTTCATGTACCCGCGCGTGGTTCATTCCACTGGCGCGACTGAATCTCAGCCAGCAGAAAAGATTGCTGCCGAATAA
- a CDS encoding NADH-quinone oxidoreductase subunit C, with amino-acid sequence MPATTETIAAMESRFGKEKVTTFRDQTRVVVPRDELLPTMRMLKEARSFDLLVEVTCVDYLKFRDATDRFGLVYCLANTTTNERLTVRVMLNEPDLKVESMCALWNGANWLEREVYDMFGIEFVGHPDLRRILMPEEFTSFPLRKDYPMQGRGERHNFPVLTRNQA; translated from the coding sequence ATGCCAGCCACCACTGAAACAATCGCCGCGATGGAAAGCCGCTTCGGCAAAGAGAAGGTCACGACCTTTCGTGACCAGACTCGCGTCGTCGTGCCGCGCGACGAGTTGCTGCCAACGATGCGAATGCTGAAAGAGGCCCGCTCGTTCGACCTGCTCGTGGAAGTGACTTGCGTCGACTATCTCAAGTTTCGTGATGCGACCGATCGCTTCGGTCTGGTCTATTGCCTGGCCAACACGACCACTAACGAACGGCTGACGGTTCGAGTGATGCTCAATGAACCCGACCTGAAGGTCGAGAGCATGTGTGCTCTGTGGAACGGAGCCAATTGGCTCGAGCGCGAAGTGTACGACATGTTCGGCATCGAGTTTGTTGGCCATCCGGACTTGCGCCGCATCCTGATGCCGGAAGAGTTCACGTCGTTCCCGCTGCGGAAAGATTATCCGATGCAAGGTCGCGGCGAGCGGCACAATTTCCCGGTTTTGACCCGCAACCAGGCGTAA
- a CDS encoding NADH-quinone oxidoreductase subunit B: MALEQQPELPENVVVTKLDELASWCRKNSLWPMPFATACCGIELMATGASKHDLARFGAEVFRFSPRQCDLMIVAGRVAMKMLPVLQRIWQQMHEPKWCISMGACASTGGVFDTYAVVQGIDRFIPVDMYIPGCPPRPEQLIQAIMDLQDKIQREGTIGGAEFETAQAQERKRALQELPMYGQSHYFHPESTLVKK, translated from the coding sequence ATGGCGCTAGAACAGCAGCCTGAACTCCCAGAAAATGTCGTCGTCACCAAGCTCGACGAACTTGCCAGCTGGTGCCGTAAGAACAGCTTGTGGCCGATGCCGTTCGCCACCGCCTGCTGCGGGATCGAGCTAATGGCCACCGGCGCGAGTAAGCATGACCTGGCTCGCTTTGGAGCCGAAGTGTTCCGCTTCAGTCCGCGGCAGTGCGACCTGATGATCGTCGCTGGCCGAGTGGCCATGAAGATGCTGCCGGTGCTGCAACGCATCTGGCAGCAGATGCACGAACCCAAGTGGTGCATTTCGATGGGTGCTTGTGCCTCGACGGGCGGCGTCTTCGATACCTATGCCGTGGTACAGGGGATCGACCGCTTCATTCCCGTCGATATGTACATCCCTGGCTGCCCGCCTCGTCCCGAGCAATTGATCCAGGCCATCATGGACCTGCAAGACAAAATCCAACGCGAAGGTACGATCGGCGGAGCCGAATTCGAGACCGCCCAAGCTCAGGAACGAAAGCGGGCCCTGCAAGAACTGCCGATGTACGGGCAGTCGCACTATTTTCATCCAGAATCAACACTCGTGAAGAAATGA
- a CDS encoding NADH-quinone oxidoreductase subunit A yields the protein MELKLLPILLFGACATGLALVMLFAGSLFGPKRQSAVKRMPYESGMDPIHDAHKKFDVRFHLVAIAFLIFDVELLFLYPWAVASRHPDGIDAAVRVAQASGAGISRGLIFAEAMVFIALLAVGLVYAWRKGVFQWR from the coding sequence ATGGAACTCAAGTTACTCCCCATTTTGTTGTTCGGCGCCTGTGCCACCGGATTGGCCCTGGTGATGCTATTTGCCGGCTCGCTATTCGGCCCTAAGCGGCAGTCAGCTGTCAAACGGATGCCGTACGAGAGCGGGATGGACCCGATTCACGACGCGCACAAGAAGTTTGATGTGCGGTTCCACCTCGTCGCCATCGCCTTTTTGATCTTCGATGTCGAACTCCTCTTTCTCTATCCCTGGGCGGTTGCCAGCCGGCATCCGGACGGGATCGATGCAGCTGTCAGGGTGGCTCAAGCGTCCGGGGCGGGAATCTCTCGCGGGCTGATTTTTGCCGAAGCGATGGTCTTTATTGCCCTGCTCGCAGTCGGCCTGGTGTATGCCTGGCGGAAAGGGGTCTTTCAATGGCGCTAG
- the nuoH gene encoding NADH-quinone oxidoreductase subunit NuoH, whose amino-acid sequence MSLEFFIEPLIKIAIILGGLMTAAAYFVLLERRMAAWVQDRIGPNRVGIPGTKVRLFGLGQPLADGIKFILKENYTPAHVNHALYAIAPVVILAAALTTFVVIPMGSMIPSFKIGPVESKQPIEMIAAPGIDVSILLIFALSSIAVYGVILGGWSSNNKYSFLGGLRSSAQLIAYELPLSLGILGVVLAAGSLDLDAITRAQAFQGWYAFLQPLGFVVFLIAAFAEASRLPFDLPEAEQELIGGYHTEYAGMKLLLFLVAEFLHMIAASFLIVLLFLGGWHLPYITGDPNAETISWLTAAIRIGVFQAKIFAVIVFFMLVRWSWPRFRFDQLMALAWKIMLPLGILNLVAVAVVEELRHWYAPDGSLNWTLLTIALGWVVLVVGWLGVAISNPLVTDNRPRRDLSSVEVDSQI is encoded by the coding sequence ATGTCCCTCGAATTTTTTATCGAACCGTTAATCAAGATCGCCATTATCCTGGGCGGGCTAATGACGGCGGCTGCTTACTTTGTGCTGCTCGAGCGGCGCATGGCAGCCTGGGTGCAAGATCGTATCGGCCCCAATCGCGTCGGCATTCCGGGCACCAAGGTTCGCCTGTTCGGTCTCGGCCAACCACTGGCCGATGGCATCAAATTCATTCTCAAAGAAAACTACACGCCGGCGCACGTTAATCACGCGCTCTACGCCATCGCTCCCGTCGTGATTCTCGCCGCCGCGCTTACGACATTCGTCGTCATTCCGATGGGAAGCATGATTCCCTCGTTCAAGATCGGGCCGGTCGAGAGCAAGCAGCCGATCGAAATGATCGCCGCGCCAGGTATCGACGTGAGCATCCTGTTGATCTTCGCGCTCTCCAGCATCGCCGTCTATGGCGTGATCCTCGGGGGCTGGTCGAGCAACAACAAGTACAGCTTTCTCGGCGGTCTCCGCAGCAGCGCTCAACTCATCGCTTACGAACTGCCCCTCAGCCTGGGCATTCTCGGCGTCGTTTTGGCCGCCGGCTCGCTCGATCTGGATGCCATTACCAGGGCCCAAGCATTCCAAGGCTGGTATGCCTTCCTGCAGCCCCTGGGTTTCGTGGTGTTTTTGATTGCCGCCTTTGCCGAAGCATCGCGTCTGCCGTTCGACTTGCCCGAAGCGGAACAAGAGCTCATCGGCGGTTATCACACCGAGTATGCCGGCATGAAGTTGCTATTGTTCCTGGTTGCTGAATTCCTCCACATGATTGCCGCGTCGTTCCTGATTGTTCTGTTGTTTCTCGGTGGCTGGCACCTGCCCTACATCACCGGCGACCCGAATGCCGAAACAATCAGCTGGTTAACCGCTGCGATTCGCATTGGCGTGTTCCAGGCAAAGATCTTTGCCGTGATTGTGTTCTTTATGCTGGTGCGTTGGAGTTGGCCGCGGTTCCGCTTCGATCAGTTGATGGCACTCGCGTGGAAGATCATGTTGCCGCTGGGCATTTTGAATCTGGTCGCCGTTGCCGTTGTCGAAGAGTTACGTCATTGGTACGCGCCCGACGGCTCGCTCAATTGGACTCTGCTCACAATCGCCTTGGGCTGGGTGGTGCTCGTCGTCGGTTGGCTTGGCGTGGCGATCAGCAATCCGCTTGTGACCGATAATCGGCCGCGGCGTGACCTTTCGTCGGTCGAAGTGGACTCCCAGATTTAG
- the nuoD gene encoding NADH dehydrogenase (quinone) subunit D — MSIASLEKPTADKQDYLWTLNFGPQHPATHTTLRIVLKLDGERVIDAMPDIGYLHSGFEKLGEHLDYNQYVTITDRMNYISPVANGVAWHGAVEKLLGIEITNRCKYIRVIVAELARISDHLLSTGAMGLDTGAFTFFLYAFYQREVIYDIFETLSGQRFHPSYTRVGGLSQDFTPLVIEKIRTFLKTFPATLDDMDRLLNRNRIYVDRTKGVGILTKEEATNWSATGPVARASGVTRDLRKDEPYLAYADFDFNVCCMKAGDCFARYYVRLAEMRESLKIITQAIENLPAGPINVGVDERKTLPNKKQVYSTIEGTITHFELVMLNRGFTVPNEEVYSAIESPNGELGFYVAGDGSDVPYRARCRPPSYIHFSLFPKLIRGHTLSDVVAVLGSLNIIAAELDR; from the coding sequence ATGTCGATTGCTTCGCTCGAAAAACCGACCGCCGACAAGCAGGACTACCTGTGGACCCTGAACTTCGGTCCGCAGCATCCGGCGACTCACACCACGCTGCGCATCGTGCTCAAGCTCGACGGCGAACGCGTCATCGATGCAATGCCCGATATCGGCTATCTGCATAGCGGCTTCGAAAAGCTGGGCGAACATCTCGATTACAACCAATACGTCACCATCACCGACCGGATGAACTACATCTCGCCGGTCGCCAACGGTGTCGCCTGGCACGGCGCGGTCGAAAAGCTGCTTGGCATCGAAATCACCAACCGCTGCAAGTACATCCGCGTCATCGTCGCGGAACTGGCCCGCATCAGCGATCACTTGCTCAGCACCGGGGCGATGGGGCTCGATACTGGCGCGTTCACGTTCTTTCTGTATGCCTTCTATCAGCGGGAAGTCATCTACGACATTTTCGAAACACTCTCCGGCCAGCGCTTTCACCCCAGCTATACGCGGGTGGGCGGTTTGTCGCAGGACTTCACGCCGCTGGTAATCGAAAAGATCCGCACCTTTCTGAAGACGTTCCCTGCCACGCTAGATGACATGGATCGGCTGCTCAATCGCAACCGCATCTATGTTGACCGGACCAAGGGCGTGGGCATTTTGACCAAAGAAGAAGCCACCAATTGGAGCGCCACGGGCCCTGTCGCTCGCGCCAGCGGTGTGACCCGCGATCTGCGCAAGGACGAGCCTTATCTGGCTTATGCCGATTTCGATTTCAACGTCTGCTGCATGAAGGCCGGCGATTGCTTCGCCCGTTATTACGTTCGCCTCGCCGAGATGCGCGAGAGCTTGAAGATCATTACGCAGGCCATTGAGAACTTGCCTGCTGGGCCGATCAACGTCGGCGTCGATGAGCGCAAGACCCTGCCGAATAAGAAGCAGGTCTATTCGACCATCGAAGGGACGATCACGCACTTCGAACTGGTGATGCTGAACCGCGGCTTCACCGTGCCGAACGAAGAAGTCTATTCGGCCATCGAATCACCGAACGGCGAACTTGGTTTTTATGTGGCCGGTGACGGCAGTGACGTGCCCTATCGGGCCCGTTGCCGTCCGCCGTCCTACATTCACTTCTCGCTGTTTCCCAAGCTCATTCGCGGCCATACCCTCTCGGACGTGGTCGCTGTGCTCGGCAGTTTGAATATTATCGCCGCGGAATTGGACCGCTAA